Proteins co-encoded in one Candidatus Omnitrophota bacterium genomic window:
- a CDS encoding pyrroline-5-carboxylate reductase: MKIGIIGLGNMGQAIASKIKNTYTVFAYEKDKARVSSVEDIQAVGSIQELLEKADAIILAVKPQDFAELLGQIKKYPHILDKLFISIAAGLGTSYIENLLGVVRVVRVMPNMPARIGYGMTCLCSGKYASLEDFDFAQDVFEYMGEVMAIDEAKMDEATAISGSGPGWFFNAVANNPEAYKNNWSGFMENFTAELEDAARSLGFSPDQAHFMSLITLRGADKMLENGADPVGLRQQVASKGGTTQAGLDVLNSGGTLKDAIMASIKRAKELAA; this comes from the coding sequence ATGAAAATAGGGATAATCGGTTTAGGCAACATGGGCCAGGCAATCGCCTCAAAGATAAAAAATACTTATACGGTTTTTGCCTATGAAAAGGATAAGGCTAGGGTATCTTCTGTTGAAGATATCCAAGCGGTAGGTTCTATCCAGGAATTACTGGAGAAAGCGGACGCGATAATTTTGGCGGTGAAACCGCAGGATTTCGCAGAACTTTTAGGCCAAATAAAAAAGTACCCGCATATTCTGGATAAACTTTTTATTTCTATCGCAGCCGGCCTGGGCACTTCTTATATAGAAAACCTTTTAGGGGTGGTTAGGGTGGTTAGGGTTATGCCAAATATGCCTGCTCGTATTGGTTATGGGATGACTTGCTTGTGCTCTGGTAAATACGCCAGCCTTGAAGATTTTGATTTCGCGCAAGATGTATTTGAGTATATGGGAGAAGTTATGGCTATTGACGAAGCGAAAATGGATGAAGCTACCGCGATTTCCGGCAGTGGGCCGGGGTGGTTTTTTAACGCGGTAGCCAATAACCCGGAAGCTTATAAAAATAACTGGTCTGGTTTTATGGAAAATTTTACCGCCGAGCTTGAGGATGCGGCAAGGTCTTTAGGGTTCAGCCCTGATCAGGCACATTTTATGTCTTTGATTACTTTGCGCGGGGCAGACAAAATGCTTGAGAATGGCGCGGATCCTGTAGGGCTGCGTCAGCAGGTGGCATCTAAAGGCGGGACAACCCAGGCAGGCTTAGATGTGCTTAATTCTGGCGGGACATTAAAAGACGCGATCATGGCGTCTATTAAAAGGGCTAAAGAATTAGCTGCCTAG
- the ftsA gene encoding cell division protein FtsA, producing MFSKRSICALDIGSSKISVAVARLAQGKIAEVFFESIPSCGLRRGSVVDSIELVKALGSLFKKIRNNSGIQIKYVYANIAGEDISARHSHAIIPLAERGNKVITSFDVEKANLQARILGSNMEDEIIAEVPFGYAIDNKADIVNPIGLYSHRLQVDLYLICARLSCLQNLTGAISQAGLDLKEVFYSGMITSKLLFEEKMKQGLSIFCDIGSDITQLVILENGMLKEVHNLPIGGDDITLAISKEIGIPYSLAEEVKKTYGSIYLAASPAVDKEILIKRDNIYKPISHKLIVDVVTNSAKCLLEEIKKNAFVNFNSNQVTNFVLYGGTVLQEGFLEKAESVFSFPVQLARVSSQRVSSLINHPKLSGMKYLGYLTCLGILVEVLENDKLPGFIFPHDASRKPLQRLVDQAKALYLEYF from the coding sequence ATGTTCAGTAAACGTAGTATCTGCGCGTTAGATATAGGATCAAGCAAGATATCTGTGGCTGTAGCAAGGCTTGCCCAAGGCAAGATTGCTGAGGTTTTCTTTGAAAGTATCCCTTCCTGCGGCCTAAGAAGAGGGTCGGTTGTTGATTCAATAGAATTGGTAAAAGCCTTAGGCAGTTTATTCAAGAAGATTAGAAATAATTCCGGCATTCAGATAAAATATGTTTATGCTAATATCGCCGGTGAGGATATAAGCGCCCGTCATAGCCATGCGATCATCCCTTTGGCGGAAAGAGGCAATAAGGTAATTACTTCTTTTGATGTAGAAAAAGCCAATCTTCAGGCGCGGATTTTGGGATCTAACATGGAAGATGAGATTATTGCAGAGGTGCCTTTTGGTTACGCTATTGATAATAAAGCAGATATTGTCAACCCAATAGGCCTATACAGCCACCGTTTGCAGGTAGATTTGTACCTTATTTGCGCGCGCCTTTCTTGCCTTCAGAATTTAACTGGCGCTATAAGTCAGGCGGGGCTTGACTTAAAAGAGGTATTTTATTCAGGGATGATTACCAGCAAGCTTCTTTTTGAAGAGAAAATGAAGCAGGGTTTAAGTATTTTCTGCGATATTGGAAGCGACATAACGCAGCTTGTTATCTTAGAAAATGGCATGTTAAAAGAAGTGCACAATTTGCCCATCGGAGGAGATGATATTACGCTGGCCATTTCTAAAGAAATAGGAATTCCTTATTCTTTGGCTGAAGAAGTAAAGAAAACATACGGCAGTATTTATTTGGCAGCTTCGCCTGCAGTAGATAAAGAAATCTTAATCAAAAGGGATAATATCTATAAGCCGATAAGCCATAAGCTTATCGTTGATGTTGTGACCAATAGCGCAAAGTGTTTGCTTGAAGAAATCAAGAAAAATGCCTTTGTTAATTTTAATAGTAACCAAGTGACTAATTTTGTTTTATACGGAGGCACAGTTTTACAGGAAGGTTTCTTGGAGAAAGCAGAGTCTGTTTTTTCTTTTCCGGTGCAGCTTGCCCGTGTCAGCTCCCAGAGAGTTTCTTCATTGATCAACCACCCTAAACTTTCCGGGATGAAATATTTGGGGTATCTTACCTGCCTTGGCATTTTAGTTGAGGTTTTGGAAAACGATAAATTGCCCGGGTTTATTTTTCCTCATGACGCTAGCCGCAAACCATTACAGAGGTTAGTTGATCAAGCCAAGGCTTTGTACCTGGAGTATTTTTAA
- a CDS encoding D-alanine--D-alanine ligase, whose protein sequence is MEIEKIGRIGVLMGGPSTEREVSFKSGMAVYEHLKCLNLDVVAIDIKSDDKTQNAEILKKHSLDCAFIALHGSFGEDGGIQEVLESLSLPYTGSGVPASRLAMDKIASRKIFEEEGIFMPKAYLIIDRDSFDRDKLKYKELKYPLVVKPACAGSSIGLSVVSFPQDLISSIERAFAVDNRVVLEEFIQGRELTVGILDDKPLPVIEIKYQGEIFDYESKYKSSTTQYIIPALLDENTFWKAQEQAVKAHRLLGCFGCSRVDMMLGGDNIPYILEVNAIPGMTSTSLLPKAAKFIGVDFSQLCLRLIELAYKRNVCQSL, encoded by the coding sequence ATGGAAATAGAAAAAATAGGAAGAATTGGGGTATTGATGGGCGGGCCTTCTACTGAAAGGGAGGTTTCGTTTAAATCAGGGATGGCTGTTTATGAGCATTTAAAATGCCTGAATCTTGATGTGGTTGCCATTGATATTAAAAGCGATGATAAAACCCAGAACGCGGAAATCCTCAAGAAGCACAGTTTGGATTGCGCCTTTATCGCGCTTCATGGAAGTTTTGGCGAAGACGGGGGGATACAGGAAGTTTTAGAAAGCCTATCTTTGCCTTACACTGGATCAGGCGTGCCAGCCAGCCGCCTGGCAATGGATAAAATAGCGTCTCGCAAGATTTTTGAAGAGGAAGGGATTTTTATGCCCAAGGCTTATCTTATTATAGATAGAGATTCCTTTGATAGGGATAAGTTGAAATATAAAGAGCTGAAATATCCTCTTGTAGTAAAACCTGCGTGCGCAGGTTCAAGTATTGGCTTGTCTGTGGTTTCTTTTCCCCAGGATTTGATTTCTTCCATAGAGCGCGCTTTTGCAGTAGATAATCGGGTTGTTTTGGAAGAGTTTATCCAGGGCAGAGAGCTTACTGTGGGGATATTAGACGATAAACCGCTTCCGGTGATTGAGATTAAATATCAGGGCGAGATCTTTGATTATGAATCAAAATATAAATCTTCAACAACCCAGTATATAATCCCCGCTTTACTTGATGAAAATACTTTTTGGAAGGCGCAAGAACAGGCGGTAAAAGCGCATAGGCTTTTAGGGTGTTTTGGTTGTTCGCGGGTGGATATGATGCTTGGAGGGGATAATATCCCGTATATTTTAGAAGTTAACGCTATACCCGGGATGACCTCCACCAGCCTTCTTCCCAAAGCGGCGAAGTTTATCGGAGTTGATTTTAGCCAGCTATGCCTTAGGCTTATTGAATTAGCTTACAAGAGAAATGTCTGCCAAAGCCTTTAA
- a CDS encoding cell division protein FtsQ, with product MSAKAFKKNKEFFAIGVILIILVLGVASCVSGISMFLRQSEYFIIQEVASKNNEFNLSYLKGRNIFSVDLRALSLQLENRYSGYSKIRITRLLPGILWVDFLKRSPVAFVKLYRYFYTDEEGVLFLCEENSPVTGMPVITGLDTKIFGAQSGKKYQVRELKLAIEIATAFREKKSLKGYALREIDASPPEGFSCMIYPLPFGRGIEVRFDLADLKEKISLLGNLLNQSSKSNINIKYVDLRFKEPAIKFYETD from the coding sequence ATGTCTGCCAAAGCCTTTAAGAAAAACAAAGAATTCTTTGCTATAGGGGTTATACTTATAATTCTTGTTTTAGGCGTTGCTTCTTGCGTATCCGGCATCTCCATGTTCTTAAGGCAATCGGAATATTTCATAATCCAAGAGGTAGCGTCTAAAAATAATGAATTCAACCTTTCTTATTTGAAGGGGCGCAATATCTTCTCAGTCGATCTGCGGGCTTTGTCGCTTCAACTTGAGAATAGGTATTCCGGTTACAGCAAGATCAGGATTACCCGTTTATTGCCCGGTATCTTATGGGTTGATTTTTTGAAAAGGTCTCCCGTGGCCTTTGTGAAATTATACCGGTATTTTTATACCGATGAAGAAGGGGTATTATTTCTTTGCGAAGAAAATTCTCCCGTTACCGGAATGCCGGTAATCACCGGGCTTGATACAAAGATATTCGGCGCCCAGTCAGGCAAGAAATACCAGGTGCGTGAATTAAAATTGGCCATAGAAATAGCCACAGCTTTTAGGGAAAAGAAAAGCCTTAAGGGCTATGCCTTGCGGGAAATAGACGCAAGCCCGCCGGAAGGTTTTTCTTGCATGATCTATCCATTGCCTTTTGGCAGGGGAATAGAAGTGAGGTTTGACCTGGCAGACTTAAAAGAAAAAATAAGCCTTTTGGGAAACCTGCTTAATCAGTCGTCAAAAAGTAATATAAATATCAAGTATGTGGATTTACGTTTTAAGGAGCCGGCAATCAAATTCTATGAGACTGACTAA
- a CDS encoding peptidase MA family metallohydrolase, whose product MKINIAVTIALAVVLFYFKSSFADEKWQEKKGTHFIVCYQNAPEDFINNLMSSAENYYNLIADELGFRRFDFWLWDDRAKIYIYDTKEQYHRLTGQPQWAGGHASLKEKEIYSYAKPSGFSEQILSHEMAHIIFREFVGVGNPAVPVWLDEAVASYHQKTRYIGLRYILQKAYSKGEFIPFSQLIRLNPSMLEDKDKIDLFYMESVSIVDYLIANFGKDYFVYFCRYLRDKKDMDQAIKSAYPINGLKALGDKWESSFKNE is encoded by the coding sequence ATGAAAATAAACATAGCGGTCACTATCGCCCTGGCGGTTGTTTTATTTTATTTTAAGAGTTCTTTTGCTGATGAAAAGTGGCAAGAGAAGAAAGGCACGCATTTTATTGTTTGCTACCAGAATGCCCCGGAGGATTTTATAAATAACCTAATGTCAAGCGCGGAAAACTACTATAATCTTATTGCTGATGAATTAGGATTCAGGAGGTTTGACTTTTGGCTCTGGGATGACCGCGCCAAGATATACATATATGATACCAAAGAACAATACCATAGGTTGACCGGACAGCCGCAATGGGCGGGAGGACACGCCTCTCTAAAAGAAAAAGAGATCTACAGCTATGCTAAGCCTTCAGGTTTCTCTGAACAGATATTATCCCATGAAATGGCGCATATTATCTTTCGGGAATTTGTTGGAGTGGGTAACCCTGCTGTGCCGGTATGGCTGGATGAAGCAGTGGCTTCTTATCACCAGAAAACAAGGTACATAGGCCTGCGTTATATACTGCAAAAGGCATATAGCAAAGGGGAATTTATCCCATTTTCGCAGTTAATCCGCTTAAACCCGTCCATGCTGGAAGATAAGGATAAAATCGATTTGTTTTATATGGAGTCGGTCAGCATCGTGGATTATCTTATCGCTAATTTCGGCAAGGATTATTTTGTTTATTTCTGCAGATATTTGAGGGATAAAAAGGATATGGATCAGGCTATAAAATCAGCCTATCCTATAAACGGTTTAAAAGCATTAGGGGATAAATGGGAGAGTTCTTTCAAGAATGAATAG
- the ftsW gene encoding putative lipid II flippase FtsW, whose protein sequence is MIRNLRINLFAITVILICVGIVMIYSSSGIYAMEKQNDSLFFLKRHIAFLIIGIFLSFLAMAMDYHKFRRFAKPFLVISLILLVLVLIPGIGREISGARRWFRFKFLSFQPSELANLALIIYTADFIARKGDLIKSFWRGFMPVIMALGMTALLILVQPDLGTTVSLGLVIFTMLFVAGVRKSYLVYLFLLSLPALYLLVFSVPYRRARILAFLDPWADAKGSGFQVIQSQVAIGSGGFFGEGLGHSKQKLFYLPAAHTDFIFSIIGEELGLIGTLCVIMLFMLFIWQCVKIARNTLDRFGYFLILGLVSMIAFKAVVNIGVSCGVMPTKGLPLPFISYGGSSFIFDMVSVGIIMNIARTGDYP, encoded by the coding sequence ATGATTAGAAACTTACGTATAAATCTTTTCGCAATTACTGTTATATTGATTTGTGTCGGGATAGTAATGATCTATAGCTCTTCCGGAATCTATGCCATGGAAAAGCAGAATGACAGCCTGTTTTTTCTTAAGCGGCATATCGCTTTTCTTATTATCGGGATTTTCCTTTCATTTCTGGCTATGGCCATGGATTATCATAAATTTAGGCGCTTTGCCAAGCCTTTTCTTGTTATTTCATTGATCCTGCTTGTTCTAGTGCTTATTCCGGGAATTGGCAGGGAGATATCAGGCGCCCGCAGATGGTTTCGGTTTAAGTTCTTAAGTTTTCAGCCATCGGAATTGGCAAATCTGGCGCTTATTATTTATACCGCTGATTTTATCGCCAGAAAAGGTGATTTGATTAAATCCTTTTGGAGAGGGTTTATGCCGGTTATCATGGCGTTAGGCATGACTGCTCTATTGATCTTGGTTCAGCCTGATCTGGGGACAACAGTTTCTTTAGGCCTTGTTATCTTTACTATGCTTTTTGTCGCCGGGGTAAGAAAGAGCTATTTAGTCTATTTATTTCTATTAAGCTTGCCAGCGCTATACCTTTTGGTTTTTAGCGTGCCTTACCGCAGAGCGAGGATACTTGCTTTTTTGGATCCATGGGCGGATGCCAAAGGAAGCGGTTTTCAGGTTATTCAATCACAGGTGGCCATTGGCTCAGGAGGCTTTTTTGGCGAAGGCCTGGGCCATTCCAAACAGAAGCTTTTTTACCTTCCAGCAGCGCACACGGATTTTATTTTTTCAATTATCGGAGAAGAATTAGGCCTGATCGGGACATTGTGCGTGATTATGCTTTTTATGCTTTTTATCTGGCAATGCGTGAAAATCGCCCGTAACACTTTGGACAGGTTCGGGTATTTCCTTATTTTGGGCCTTGTTTCAATGATTGCCTTTAAGGCGGTAGTCAATATCGGGGTTTCCTGTGGGGTTATGCCGACTAAGGGGCTGCCGTTACCTTTTATAAGCTACGGAGGGTCCTCATTCATATTTGATATGGTAAGCGTTGGCATTATTATGAATATCGCGCGCACAGGGGACTATCCGTGA
- a CDS encoding YggS family pyridoxal phosphate-dependent enzyme produces the protein MYNGLADVSFRVGQACLKANRDPSEITIVAVAKGRSAQEIQEVLQQGISDIGENKVQEAVLKFNQLSAICHLPFAIKWHMIGHLQTNKVKDAVRIFDLIHSVDSLRLAEEIDRQAAKINKVQQILLQIKTSPEETKFGLSPDDAVLVIKQIASLKNIKLKGLMTIAPLVSAPEEARPYFRQLRELRDKIYSLKLTAYSLQLSMGMSDDFEIAIEEAATIIRLGRAIFER, from the coding sequence ATGTATAATGGATTGGCTGATGTTAGTTTTCGTGTCGGTCAGGCCTGCCTTAAAGCAAACCGCGACCCTTCTGAAATAACTATTGTTGCGGTAGCCAAGGGCAGAAGCGCCCAAGAAATACAAGAGGTTTTACAACAGGGCATATCTGATATCGGCGAGAATAAAGTCCAAGAAGCTGTTTTGAAATTTAATCAGCTGTCTGCCATTTGCCATTTGCCATTTGCCATTAAATGGCATATGATCGGCCACTTGCAGACTAATAAAGTAAAAGATGCGGTTAGGATCTTTGATTTGATTCATTCTGTAGATAGCCTGCGCCTGGCAGAGGAAATCGATAGGCAGGCTGCCAAGATCAATAAAGTACAGCAGATATTACTACAGATAAAGACTTCTCCAGAAGAAACAAAATTTGGTTTAAGTCCTGATGACGCGGTTTTGGTTATAAAACAGATCGCTTCTTTAAAAAATATAAAATTAAAAGGTTTAATGACCATCGCCCCTTTAGTTAGTGCGCCCGAAGAAGCGCGTCCCTATTTTCGCCAGCTTAGGGAATTAAGGGATAAGATTTACAGCTTAAAGCTTACAGCTTATAGCTTACAGCTTTCCATGGGCATGAGCGATGATTTTGAAATTGCTATTGAAGAAGCCGCCACAATAATAAGATTAGGCAGAGCGATATTTGAAAGGTAA
- the mtnP gene encoding S-methyl-5'-thioadenosine phosphorylase has translation MSKLGIIGGSGLYQIDSLKGIKEVALSTPFGKPSDKFITGKIEGKEVVFLPRHGRGHCISPSQINYRANIYGMKKLGVESIVSISACGSLKEEFKPLDFVVIDQFVDRTNNARAMTFFDEGIVAHIVFAHPVCQDLAKVVYAAGEKLKLDIHPRGTYINMEGPAFSTLAESNLYRSWGMDIIGMTNMAEAKLSREAEICYSTLAAVTDYDCWYPKHASVTVDMVMQNLQRNIENAKKMIIQIVKALPDKRVCSCQDALKCAIVTDRKMIPAKVKKDLKIIIGKYI, from the coding sequence ATGTCTAAATTGGGGATTATTGGCGGTAGCGGTTTATATCAGATTGATAGTTTGAAGGGCATAAAAGAGGTCGCATTAAGCACTCCTTTTGGCAAGCCTTCAGATAAATTTATTACCGGGAAAATAGAGGGCAAAGAAGTTGTTTTTCTTCCTCGCCACGGAAGAGGGCATTGTATTTCTCCCAGCCAAATAAATTACCGCGCCAATATTTATGGGATGAAGAAACTTGGCGTGGAAAGCATTGTTTCCATAAGCGCCTGCGGCAGCCTTAAAGAAGAATTCAAGCCGCTTGATTTTGTGGTTATTGATCAGTTTGTGGACCGCACTAATAACGCTCGCGCGATGACATTTTTTGATGAAGGCATTGTGGCGCATATAGTTTTCGCGCATCCTGTTTGCCAAGATTTGGCAAAGGTAGTTTATGCTGCGGGCGAGAAGCTGAAATTAGACATTCATCCTCGCGGGACTTATATTAACATGGAAGGCCCGGCATTCTCAACTTTGGCTGAATCGAATCTTTACCGAAGTTGGGGCATGGACATAATTGGAATGACCAATATGGCTGAAGCAAAACTATCCCGAGAAGCAGAGATATGTTACTCTACTTTGGCCGCTGTTACAGATTATGACTGCTGGTATCCCAAGCACGCAAGCGTGACGGTGGATATGGTGATGCAAAATCTGCAAAGGAATATTGAAAACGCCAAGAAAATGATTATTCAGATCGTTAAAGCGCTGCCTGACAAGCGCGTATGTTCTTGTCAGGATGCCTTAAAATGCGCGATTGTCACTGATAGAAAAATGATTCCGGCGAAAGTAAAAAAGGATTTAAAGATAATTATAGGAAAATATATTTAA
- a CDS encoding UDP-N-acetylglucosamine--N-acetylmuramyl-(pentapeptide) pyrophosphoryl-undecaprenol N-acetylglucosamine transferase translates to MKKILVVSGASGGHIFPALAFIQGLKDKKDAAEILLVLPVNSVVRREIELLNVKVKYVAIFSLKPSLKIKNLLNVLKTFKSSLEAARDVLNFRPDLVVGFGSITSVAFVFWGWLFRANTLIHEQNVVPGAATVFLSYFADKIAVSFEGTKGYLTFSRSKVAFTGNPLRKDLVILPQQEALSYFGFSACKFTILVSGGSQGSSSINSAFISFLKECKFCAKLQVIHICGANDYAFLQEEYKSLNIEYKLFSYFDKMHYAYSASCFSVARSGAMTISELIRYKLPAVLVPYPYARCHQKANAQVLAQCGACSIVQDCDLSALVLNQIIEPLVCSEENLLKMRQSYQPLASIDALGNMIRLADSFFLP, encoded by the coding sequence GTGAAAAAGATCCTAGTTGTTTCTGGGGCAAGCGGCGGGCATATCTTTCCGGCTTTGGCTTTTATCCAAGGCTTAAAAGATAAGAAAGATGCTGCAGAAATACTTCTGGTTTTGCCTGTCAATAGCGTTGTCAGGCGGGAAATCGAGCTTCTTAATGTAAAGGTAAAATATGTTGCTATTTTTTCATTGAAACCGTCCTTAAAAATAAAAAACCTCTTGAATGTTCTTAAAACTTTTAAGAGTTCTTTGGAAGCAGCAAGGGATGTTTTAAATTTTAGGCCCGACCTGGTAGTTGGTTTCGGCAGTATCACCAGCGTTGCTTTTGTTTTCTGGGGCTGGTTATTCAGGGCCAATACCCTAATCCATGAGCAGAATGTTGTCCCGGGCGCGGCAACTGTTTTTTTGTCATATTTTGCGGATAAAATAGCAGTGTCTTTTGAAGGGACAAAGGGTTATTTAACTTTTTCAAGAAGTAAAGTGGCCTTTACCGGGAACCCTTTACGTAAGGATTTGGTTATTTTGCCCCAGCAAGAAGCGTTGTCTTATTTTGGTTTCTCTGCTTGTAAATTTACCATACTTGTTTCCGGAGGAAGCCAAGGCAGTAGCAGCATAAACAGCGCCTTTATCAGTTTTTTGAAAGAATGTAAATTTTGTGCTAAACTTCAGGTTATACATATTTGCGGGGCCAATGATTACGCTTTTCTTCAGGAAGAATACAAAAGCTTAAATATAGAGTACAAGCTGTTTAGTTATTTTGATAAAATGCACTACGCGTATAGCGCTTCTTGTTTTTCTGTTGCGCGTTCCGGAGCGATGACCATAAGCGAGCTGATCCGCTATAAGCTTCCGGCGGTTTTAGTGCCATATCCTTATGCGCGCTGCCATCAAAAAGCTAACGCCCAAGTCCTCGCGCAGTGCGGGGCTTGTTCGATTGTCCAAGATTGTGATTTAAGCGCCTTAGTTTTAAATCAGATAATAGAGCCCTTGGTTTGTTCTGAAGAAAATCTGCTAAAGATGCGCCAATCATACCAGCCTTTGGCCAGTATAGATGCTTTAGGCAATATGATCAGGCTTGCGGATTCATTTTTCTTGCCCTAA
- the murB gene encoding UDP-N-acetylmuramate dehydrogenase: MRLPKNCQNRIKIKLNYPLSRHTTFRLGGKAEYFIKPCTVEDLKLLLKCLKRYNISYSIIGLGSNLLISDQGKKGAVIQLSAPFFKKIKKARNFIEAGAGCPLGAVVSYAVSLGLGGFEFLSGIPGTVGGAIVGNAGQAYKKRWMQDIVLSVTVMDAAGKIKAIPRDRIKFAYRASNLGKYIILSARFRFKAQKKEVIRRMIKDYCLYRRKKQLVSGFSAGCVFKNPKSQSAGKLIDACGLKGKRIGGAYISAKHANFIINDGRAKTSDILSLMDLARLKVKRKFGIELQPEIKIWK, translated from the coding sequence ATGAGATTGCCGAAGAATTGTCAAAACAGAATAAAAATAAAACTTAATTATCCCTTATCCAGGCATACTACTTTTAGGCTGGGCGGGAAAGCAGAGTATTTTATTAAGCCTTGCACAGTAGAGGATTTAAAATTATTGCTAAAGTGCCTAAAAAGATATAATATATCATATTCAATTATTGGTTTAGGCAGCAACCTTTTGATTTCAGACCAGGGGAAAAAAGGCGCAGTGATTCAGTTGTCAGCGCCTTTTTTCAAGAAAATAAAAAAGGCGCGCAATTTTATAGAGGCAGGCGCTGGATGCCCGTTGGGGGCTGTTGTTTCTTACGCGGTTTCTCTGGGGCTGGGAGGCTTTGAATTTTTGTCTGGCATTCCCGGGACAGTGGGAGGGGCGATAGTTGGCAACGCCGGGCAAGCTTATAAAAAACGGTGGATGCAGGATATAGTTTTGTCTGTGACAGTGATGGATGCCGCCGGGAAGATAAAAGCTATTCCAAGAGATAGAATAAAATTTGCCTATCGAGCAAGCAATTTAGGCAAGTACATTATTTTGAGTGCCCGCTTTAGATTTAAGGCGCAAAAAAAAGAAGTTATCAGGCGGATGATAAAAGATTATTGTTTATACCGGAGGAAAAAACAGCTGGTGTCCGGGTTTTCCGCAGGGTGCGTGTTTAAAAACCCCAAAAGCCAGTCTGCCGGTAAACTTATTGACGCCTGCGGCCTTAAGGGCAAGCGCATTGGCGGGGCTTATATAAGCGCAAAGCACGCTAATTTTATTATTAATGATGGTCGCGCTAAAACAAGCGATATTTTATCCTTGATGGATTTGGCACGCCTTAAGGTCAAAAGAAAGTTTGGCATAGAGCTTCAGCCAGAAATAAAAATATGGAAATAG
- the murC gene encoding UDP-N-acetylmuramate--L-alanine ligase: MNRHVHFIGIGGIGMSGIAKLFITRGAARVSGSDVKETSLISLLRSKGADIFIGHAKENLGDADLVVYSSAIAEDNPELAEARRSSRRVIKRAQALAELMREQKVITVTGAHGKTTTASLISCLLMEAKMCPSVVIGGILNNIQDNACHGDGGFFVAEADESDGSFLYYNPLYSVITNLDDEHMDYYRDFNYLKRCFSDFIDKTAVGGCVFACGDDSNLRQILSKYTEDFLFFGLGKDNHIYASNIKMDGLSSEFDCIYKNKNIGRFKLSLGGKHNISNSLSVVALGLKLGINKSIISSALQGYKGSGRRIQVKYQDSRCALIDDYAHHPTEIKATLSAVNNLKYKRMVVIFQPHRYSRTQRLFDEFTKCFSGADVLIITDIYPASEKPIPGVDAQNLALAIAKAMPGSRVCFTPKDKIKEHVIDGLNKEDLILTLGAGDITRISDEIAEELSKQNKNKT; encoded by the coding sequence ATGAATAGGCATGTTCATTTTATAGGCATCGGCGGCATCGGCATGAGCGGGATTGCCAAACTTTTTATTACCAGGGGTGCCGCGCGCGTGAGCGGCTCCGATGTTAAAGAAACTAGTCTGATATCATTATTGCGTTCTAAGGGGGCGGATATTTTTATTGGGCATGCCAAAGAAAATCTAGGCGATGCCGACCTGGTGGTTTATTCATCAGCAATTGCAGAAGACAATCCGGAGCTGGCGGAGGCAAGAAGATCTTCCCGCAGAGTTATTAAGCGCGCCCAGGCTTTGGCAGAGCTTATGCGCGAGCAAAAAGTAATTACGGTAACAGGCGCTCACGGGAAAACCACGACCGCGTCTCTTATTTCCTGCCTTTTGATGGAAGCCAAGATGTGCCCAAGCGTTGTTATAGGCGGGATATTGAATAATATCCAGGATAACGCCTGCCATGGGGATGGCGGATTTTTTGTCGCTGAGGCGGATGAATCCGACGGTTCGTTTCTTTATTACAATCCTTTATATTCGGTTATTACGAATTTAGACGACGAACATATGGATTATTACCGTGATTTTAATTATCTCAAAAGGTGTTTTTCTGATTTTATTGATAAAACTGCTGTTGGAGGCTGTGTGTTTGCCTGCGGAGACGACTCTAACTTGCGCCAGATTTTATCCAAATACACGGAAGATTTCTTATTCTTCGGCCTGGGTAAAGATAACCATATTTATGCTTCAAATATTAAGATGGACGGACTATCTTCAGAATTTGATTGTATTTATAAGAATAAGAATATCGGCAGGTTTAAATTATCTTTAGGGGGCAAGCACAATATTTCAAATTCTTTAAGCGTTGTGGCCTTGGGTTTGAAATTGGGGATTAATAAATCAATTATCAGTAGCGCCCTTCAGGGTTATAAAGGTTCGGGTAGGCGTATCCAGGTAAAATATCAAGACTCCCGTTGCGCGCTTATTGATGATTACGCGCATCATCCTACGGAGATAAAAGCCACGCTTTCCGCGGTAAATAACCTTAAATACAAGCGCATGGTCGTGATATTCCAGCCGCATCGTTACAGCCGCACCCAGCGTTTATTTGATGAGTTTACAAAATGTTTTTCCGGGGCAGACGTATTGATCATCACTGATATTTACCCCGCAAGCGAAAAGCCTATTCCTGGAGTGGATGCGCAAAATCTTGCCCTGGCAATAGCCAAGGCCATGCCGGGATCTCGGGTGTGCTTTACGCCTAAAGATAAAATAAAAGAACATGTCATAGATGGCCTCAATAAAGAAGATCTAATTCTTACATTGGGAGCGGGTGATATTACCAGAATATCTGATGAGATTGCCGAAGAATTGTCAAAACAGAATAAAAATAAAACTTAA